One region of Bacteroidota bacterium genomic DNA includes:
- a CDS encoding putative metal-dependent hydrolase encodes MEELKYPIGRYKRPDAISEADIARWIDELAVAPARFQEAAKGLSGEQLSTPYREGGWTVRQVFHHVPDSHFQAYGRFKLALTEDHPTIKAYMEDRWAMLPDSELTPVEVSLAMLDALHKRWVVLLKSMTRNDFKRTFFHPEHQKDFPLDAILGLYAWHGKHHLAHILNVKKRMNW; translated from the coding sequence ATCGAGGAACTGAAGTACCCGATTGGCAGGTATAAGCGTCCTGACGCAATCTCCGAGGCAGATATTGCCCGATGGATCGATGAACTTGCGGTTGCTCCGGCTCGATTTCAAGAGGCGGCAAAGGGGCTTTCCGGGGAGCAGCTATCGACTCCGTATCGGGAGGGAGGGTGGACTGTCCGGCAGGTTTTCCATCACGTGCCTGACAGCCACTTTCAGGCTTACGGTCGCTTCAAGCTTGCGCTCACGGAGGATCATCCCACCATCAAAGCATACATGGAGGATCGCTGGGCAATGCTCCCCGACTCCGAACTGACTCCGGTGGAAGTGTCGCTCGCAATGTTAGATGCTCTTCACAAGAGATGGGTAGTGTTGCTGAAATCGATGACGAGGAATGACTTCAAACGGACGTTCTTTCATCCCGAACACCAGAAGGATTTCCCGCTCGACGCAATTCTCGGTCTGTACGCATGGCATGGCAAGCATCATCTGGCCCATATCCTCAATGTGAAAAAGCGGATGAATTGGTAA